TGCCGGGTGTCACGCGCGCCCCGGCGGCCGGGGAGGTCGCCGCCACGCCGCCGGCCTGCCACTCCGACGGCACCGGGGTGCCGAGGCTCACGTTGAACCCGCTCTGCTGCAAGATGGCCTGCGCCTGGTCGACCGGACGGCCCACGACGTTCGGCACCGGGACACGGTTGCCGAAGACCTGCCGGGCGCTTGCCTGGGCGAACTGTTCCACGGGCTGCCCCTCCAGTGCCCGGGTCGTGTACCGCTGCCAGGTCTGGGCCGGGAAGGAGCCGCCGTAGACCCACCGGTTCCGCACCCCGTTGATGACGCTGCCCATCATCGAGATGTCGGCGTTCGAGTGACCCATCCACACCGCCGTCGCCAGCTGCGGGGTGTAGCCCACGAACCACGCGTGCGCGTCGTCGTTCGCCGTCCCCGTCTTGCCCGCCGCGGGCCGGCCGGGCAGCACGGCCCGGATCCCGGTGGAGCCCCGCTGCGGCGAGACCACCTGCTGCAGGGCGTGGTTGACGCCGTTGACGACATCGGGCTCGATCACCTGGGTGCAGCTCGACTGCGGCACTGTCACATCGTTGCCGTCGCGGTCCTGCACCGCGGTGATGGCCACCGGGGTGCAGTAGGTGCCGCCGGCGGCGAGCGTGGCGAAGGCGTTGGCCATCCCGAGTGGCGTGACGGTGTTCGTGCCGAGCACGGCGGCCGGGTTGGGCAGGAGGTCGCCGCCGTTGCCGAGCCGCAGGCCCATCTTCTCGGCGTTGTCGATGATCCCGCACATGTCCATCTGGTTGGCCATCTCGATGTACGAGAGGTTCACCGACATCCGGGTGGCTTCCAGGACGGACATCATCGGCGCGCTGGGCACGCCCTCGACGTTGGTCGCGTTGTTGTAGTTGTCCTTGTACTCCGGTGCGCAGGAGATGGTCCAGGTGTTACGCGGGAAGGAGCGCTTGTTCGAGGCCACCATGTCGCTGAGCGAGTGGCCGGTCTCCAGCCACTCGATGAGCGTGAAGACCTTGAAGGTGGAGCCGGACTGGAAGCCGACGCCGCCGCCGTGCCCCAGGCCCACGTTGAGGTTGACCTTCGTGGCACTTGGGTCCGTCTCGGTCGTGTTGCCGTAGTTGGTGTTCTGGGCCATCGCGAGGATCTTGCCGCTGCCCGGCTCCACCGAGGACATCGCCATCTCGACGCCGGAGGGGTCGTTCACCGGCACGGAGGCGGTGACCTCTTCGTAGGCCGCCTGCTGCTTGGCCCGGTCCAGCGTGGTGTGGATGACCAGGCCACCGCGGTAGAGCATCTGCTGACGCTCGGCGCGGTCCTTGCCCCAGCTCTCGTTGTTGAGCAGGTCCTTGACCACGTACTCGCAGAAGTACGCGGCCGTCGCCGCCGCCGCGCACCCGTTGGGCGCGCTCTGGATGTCGAGCATGTCCGCCAGCGGGATCGCCACGGCCTCGTCGTACTCGGCCCGGGTGATGAAGTCCTGGTCCAGCATGGTGCCGAGCACCACGTTCCGTCGCTCCTGGGCCTTCTCCGGGTTGCGGACGGGGTCCCATCGTGCCGGTGACTGGGTGATGCCCGCGAGCATCGCGGACTGCGCGATGGTCAGGTCCGCCGCGGAGGTGTTGAAGTAGTGCCGGGCTGCCGCCTCGACGCCGTACTGTGACGGGCCGAACTGGGCGATGTTGAGGTAGCCCTCCAGGATGTCGTCCTTGGGCACGCGCTGCTCGAGGCCGATGGCCAAGCGCGCCTCGCGCAGCTTGCGGCCCATCGACGTCTCCGTGGCCTCCGCGATGGCCTGGTCGTCCCCGGACACGCGGCCGGCCTCGATGAGGACGTTCTTCACGTACTGCTGCGTCAGCGTCGAGGCGCCCTCCAGCTGGCCGCCCGCGATGTTGTTGACGGCAGCGCGTAGCATGCCCTCGGGGTCGATACCGCGGTGGTCGTAGAAGCGGCGGTCCTCCACCGCGACGACGGCGTCGCGTACGTGCTGGGAGATCTGGTCCAGCCCCACCACGATGCGGTTCTCCGCGTAGAAGGTGGCGATCGTCGAACCGTCGGCGGCGAGGATGACGCTCTGCTCGGACGGCTCAGGAATGGCCAGCTCGCTGGGCAGGTCCTCGAAGAGGTCCGTCGACGCGGTACTGACGGTGCCCATGGCCCCCACCGCGGGCATGAGCAGGCCGGCGGTGAGCACGCCACCGAGGCCCGCGACGAGCAGGAACGCCAGCAGCATGGAGAGCAGCTGCATCGGCTTCACGGTGCGGCCGGAGGACGACGGTGCTGGCGACATAGACATAGGGTACGTGGCCCGTCCGACATCGATCAGGTGCAACGTGCGGCCGGTCCGCCGGGCACCGCACCCGGCGCGCGTAAAGCCGACCGTCGGCCGGCTTTACGCGACGACGGAAATCCCGCCGGCTCCTCGGTCACCGCCGCCATGCTGACCAGGGCAGACGTTCTGGGTACCACGCAATTGATGTGACGTGTCGGCAGGACACGCCAATTTTCGTCTAGGGGCTTCCGTGATTCCCCTCACACCGGATAACGTCACCCGTAGACAAATACCGTCCGACGACCACCGGACGGGTGAGACCCGGCTGTCGACCACCAGACGGGCTCGTTTGTCTCTGGGACGTAGGAGGAACCATGTGGGACAACGAGGATCAGACGTGGGCTTCACGGGCGGCGTGCGCGACCGGGGAGCCCGACGCATTGTTCGTCCGTGGCGCCGCGCAGCGCGTCGCTCGTGAGCTGTGCTTCAGCTGCAAGGTCCGGATGGAGTGCCTCGCCGACGCGTTGAGCTC
This window of the Georgenia yuyongxinii genome carries:
- a CDS encoding penicillin-binding protein, which translates into the protein MSPAPSSSGRTVKPMQLLSMLLAFLLVAGLGGVLTAGLLMPAVGAMGTVSTASTDLFEDLPSELAIPEPSEQSVILAADGSTIATFYAENRIVVGLDQISQHVRDAVVAVEDRRFYDHRGIDPEGMLRAAVNNIAGGQLEGASTLTQQYVKNVLIEAGRVSGDDQAIAEATETSMGRKLREARLAIGLEQRVPKDDILEGYLNIAQFGPSQYGVEAAARHYFNTSAADLTIAQSAMLAGITQSPARWDPVRNPEKAQERRNVVLGTMLDQDFITRAEYDEAVAIPLADMLDIQSAPNGCAAAATAAYFCEYVVKDLLNNESWGKDRAERQQMLYRGGLVIHTTLDRAKQQAAYEEVTASVPVNDPSGVEMAMSSVEPGSGKILAMAQNTNYGNTTETDPSATKVNLNVGLGHGGGVGFQSGSTFKVFTLIEWLETGHSLSDMVASNKRSFPRNTWTISCAPEYKDNYNNATNVEGVPSAPMMSVLEATRMSVNLSYIEMANQMDMCGIIDNAEKMGLRLGNGGDLLPNPAAVLGTNTVTPLGMANAFATLAAGGTYCTPVAITAVQDRDGNDVTVPQSSCTQVIEPDVVNGVNHALQQVVSPQRGSTGIRAVLPGRPAAGKTGTANDDAHAWFVGYTPQLATAVWMGHSNADISMMGSVINGVRNRWVYGGSFPAQTWQRYTTRALEGQPVEQFAQASARQVFGNRVPVPNVVGRPVDQAQAILQQSGFNVSLGTPVPSEWQAGGVAATSPAAGARVTPGITVTIVPSSGPATQPAPPPPADAPAPGGDGEGNGGGNGGGGPAPTSVPRPEDFFPDDFPFN